The Hypomesus transpacificus isolate Combined female chromosome 3, fHypTra1, whole genome shotgun sequence genome has a window encoding:
- the tpgs1 gene encoding tubulin polyglutamylase complex subunit 1 has protein sequence MEYPPVLYAMDQGEHSKRFHAPNKSFLSNESLPLLIPRIMAEKRRPVVPAAMLETKSTKTDSEREFLSQVGVGELLRGALLKMVEARSDDPIGVLADHFCNVASESENGTAGYSDGEQRITLTAGVQEQQHLNKALWHLKLAHHSQRSAFSNNVRVAYDLLTQTGPQRYREQLCGGPGGRSSNRPTGGGVRGGLYTQTLQCLCSEGGVPASTSAPLLRRLHCQNHEAVPYDVFGQGVLTCAVFCDYIRRVQRLYAEVCGPAEGPAGRALCLAVLGTLQEALETSQGCDTNANANTKANSYLEANAKANRYLEASAKISPCKLAQAMAEAHTAGEASGVNMDAKEFEDAAAELFITRVRVIS, from the exons atggaataccccccagttcTCTACGCAATGGATCAGGGCGAGCATTCCAAACGATTCCATGCTCCAAACAAATCGTTCCTGAGCAACGAGTCACTTCCGTTGTTAATACCAAGAATAATGGCGGAGAAACGTCGCCCCGTTGTCCCTGCAGCGATGTTAGAAACCAAGTCGACTAAAACGGACAGCGAAAGGGAATTTCTCTCgcaggtgggggtgggagaATTGCTCCGAGGCGCTCTGCTTAAGATGGTTGAAGCTAGATCGGATGATCCTATCGGGGTCTTAGCCGATCACTTCTGTAATGTAGCATCCGAGTCAGAGAACGGCACAGCGGGATACAGTGACGGAGAGCAAAGAATCACACTCACCGCCGGCGTTCAAGAACAGCAACATCTCAACAAAGCACTGTGGCACTTGAAATTAGCGCATCACTCCCAGAG ATCTGCCTTCAGCAATAATGTACGTGTGGCATATGACCTACTGACCCAGACGGGCCCCCAGAGGTATAGAGAACAGCTCTGTGGAGGCCCTGGAGGCCGTAGTTCCAATAGGCCAACCGGTGGCGGTGTGCGAGGGGGCCTCTACACCCAGACTCTTCAATGCCTGTGCAGTGAAGGTGGGGTCCCTGCCTCCACTTCTGCCCCGCTTCTAAGGCGCCTTCACTGCCAGAATCACGAAGCAGTACCTTACGATGTGTTCGGGCAAGGCGTGTTGACGTGTGCCGTGTTCTGTGACTACATACGGCGTGTTCAGCGGTTGTACGCAGAGGTTTGTGGCCCAGCCGAGGGGCCTGCAGGCCGTGCCctgtgtctggctgtgctgGGGACCTTACAGGAAGCCCTGGAGACCTCCCAGGGATGTGACACCAATGCAAATGCTAACACAAAGGCCAATTCCTACCTGGAAGCTAATGCTAAGGCTAATCGCTATCTGGAGGCGAGTGCTAAGATCTCGCCCTGCAAGCTTGCGCAGGCCATGGCTGAGGCACACACAGCTGGAGAGGCATCAGGAGTCAATATGGACGCCAAGGAGTTTGAGGATGCAGCAGCAGAGTTGTTCATCACTCGAGTCAGAGTTATATCATAA